One part of the Terriglobales bacterium genome encodes these proteins:
- a CDS encoding enolase C-terminal domain-like protein: MKITGIEVIPVSQIVRRDLAIISAAGTHPESHYLFVAIHTDQGITGYGEGTLAPAWSGENQGTASHLISHLLAPLLVGKDPLEFNALVDSMDRFLIGNPFTKAALEMALLDLAGKNLKVPCHVLLGGPRRAPAIHLKFSIGAFSPREAARVARHAANLGLRSVKVKVGIDVPEDIARVEAVRSEVGENFRVAVDANSGWTEGDARRAIPYLERLGVNAIEQPIRRGDFVGCARLRQRTSIPIMLDESVFTRHDAMEAIRTDACDLISIYPGKNGGIRRSIEIAQMAAAAGLECIIGSNLEMDLGTAAMLHLAVAMPVLAQSVDHDIIGPLYYDRHFTQNPIRCADGCALVPEGFGLGLEPDLSK, encoded by the coding sequence ATGAAGATTACTGGAATTGAAGTTATCCCGGTTTCACAGATTGTGAGACGGGACTTGGCAATCATCAGTGCAGCTGGAACACATCCGGAGTCACATTATCTCTTCGTTGCTATTCACACCGACCAAGGAATTACGGGTTACGGCGAAGGAACGCTGGCTCCTGCCTGGAGTGGAGAGAACCAGGGAACCGCTTCACATTTGATTTCGCACCTGTTGGCACCTTTGTTGGTGGGCAAGGATCCCTTGGAGTTCAACGCACTCGTTGACTCCATGGATCGCTTTCTCATCGGTAATCCATTCACGAAAGCAGCGCTGGAAATGGCACTGCTCGACCTTGCCGGAAAAAATCTGAAGGTTCCCTGCCACGTATTGCTTGGGGGACCGAGGCGAGCCCCTGCGATTCATCTGAAGTTTTCCATCGGTGCATTTTCTCCGCGCGAAGCGGCACGAGTCGCAAGACACGCCGCAAACCTGGGCCTAAGGTCGGTAAAGGTAAAAGTCGGCATCGATGTCCCGGAGGACATCGCGCGTGTGGAAGCTGTAAGGTCCGAAGTCGGCGAAAATTTCCGTGTAGCCGTAGATGCAAACAGCGGGTGGACCGAAGGCGATGCGCGGCGCGCAATCCCTTATCTTGAGCGCCTGGGCGTGAACGCGATCGAGCAACCGATTCGCCGTGGTGACTTCGTGGGGTGCGCGCGTCTGCGGCAACGTACGTCGATTCCTATCATGCTGGACGAATCGGTGTTTACGCGACACGATGCAATGGAAGCGATTCGTACCGACGCCTGCGATTTGATCAGCATCTACCCGGGCAAGAATGGTGGCATCAGGCGGTCGATTGAGATCGCCCAAATGGCGGCCGCGGCAGGACTCGAGTGCATCATTGGAAGCAATCTTGAAATGGACCTGGGGACCGCAGCCATGTTGCATCTCGCTGTCGCCATGCCGGTGTTGGCACAGTCGGTTGACCACGACATCATCGGCCCCCTGTACTACGACCGGCACTTCACGCAGAACCCAATTCGCTGCGCGGACGGTTGCGCTTTAGTGCCCGAAGGATTCGGGCTTGGACTGGAACCGGACCTGTCGAAGTAA
- a CDS encoding creatininase family protein, translated as MRLAEMTWQEINQLDRSTVVVVPFGAMEQHGPHLPMETDSLIATELSLRLDAECGNRLLVLPTQWLGLSTHHMNFAGTITASVDTYLDLATEIIGSIAQAGFEKVLVLNAHGGNVSALDVVLTKCRLLYPKTRIAHVTYWNAAVKGLAGLRESELGGMGHACELETSLLLAAKPNVVKKERVRADGRWSKSEFLGKDMLSGGSVSVARTFDEISENGGVGDPRTASKEKGEKFFQVIVGRLAEIVRELESGKIDTFTAVGGPC; from the coding sequence ATGCGATTAGCCGAAATGACCTGGCAAGAGATCAACCAATTGGATCGTTCGACCGTTGTAGTCGTCCCGTTTGGCGCCATGGAGCAGCATGGACCGCATCTCCCCATGGAGACCGACAGCCTGATCGCAACCGAGCTTAGCCTGCGCCTCGATGCGGAGTGCGGCAACCGGTTGCTCGTGCTTCCCACACAGTGGCTTGGACTCTCTACTCACCACATGAACTTTGCCGGGACGATCACTGCATCTGTCGACACCTATCTCGACCTCGCGACAGAGATCATCGGTTCGATTGCACAGGCGGGATTCGAGAAGGTGCTTGTGCTCAATGCACACGGAGGCAATGTCTCCGCGCTGGATGTTGTCCTGACCAAGTGCCGGCTGCTGTATCCGAAGACTCGAATCGCGCATGTTACTTATTGGAATGCCGCTGTGAAAGGGCTTGCCGGACTCCGCGAGAGCGAACTCGGAGGCATGGGCCATGCCTGTGAGCTGGAAACGTCGCTTCTACTCGCTGCCAAGCCGAATGTCGTAAAGAAAGAACGCGTTCGGGCCGATGGCCGTTGGTCGAAATCGGAGTTCCTGGGCAAGGACATGCTTTCCGGTGGATCAGTCAGCGTGGCACGTACATTCGACGAAATCAGCGAAAATGGCGGTGTCGGTGATCCGCGGACCGCTTCGAAAGAAAAGGGCGAAAAGTTCTTCCAGGTGATTGTCGGCCGACTGGCGGAGATCGTTCGGGAGTTGGAGTCAGGCAAGATCGACACGTTCACGGCTGTTGGAGGTCCCTGCTAG
- a CDS encoding glycoside hydrolase domain-containing protein: MRILFVALLAFASTAVAQTGTPAGADKQVTVWLESSLKRVYPASPPATDRKLNLVSARNQTLSFQAVIRNRTIQKLRLQCEVSAPTGISVKVRRVGYVPLPHRATRVDDAETEGIGYIPGLVPDPLFPEQIADVGPGENQSFWVTVRVPAGVQPGRKPIQVQFISEDLKTKAKTNVGSLATQIDVKPFTIQPRRDFPVTHWWYPDSVYDEYKTEPFSEKWWQITEPYLRNMTEHGSNVVRVPMFHTRREVVQRPAQLLKVREVSPGKYEFDFSPIRRFVQMAKRNGVEYFEFPHLWLYWGVRNPIQVYELKGDKWSLLWPVESPATTGVYRNFLEQFLPALRKFLDEENLPPERTFFHVSDEPGRGHLSAAERLEEFENYKKARALLKELAPWMKVMDALSDVEYGKQGVTDIPVPILSSAQKYIDAKIPHWVYFCTSPRGKYLNRLYDTPLAKIRMSGFLFYRLGAGGFLHWAYNYWYKMDTQQLENTFHEGAGSDWPAIPYGDPFVVYPGENGPIDSIRWEVFAEALQDYAILQTAGVSPSSPMLTEIKSYQEFPKNEAWIDKTVATLLANSEKTKSSD, translated from the coding sequence ATGAGAATTCTTTTTGTCGCGCTGCTTGCGTTCGCAAGCACTGCTGTTGCACAGACGGGAACACCTGCTGGTGCCGACAAACAAGTGACGGTCTGGCTGGAAAGCTCTTTGAAGCGAGTCTATCCAGCCTCGCCTCCAGCTACGGATCGCAAGCTCAACCTGGTTTCAGCCAGGAACCAGACACTGTCGTTCCAGGCGGTTATCCGCAACCGAACGATTCAGAAGTTGCGTCTGCAATGCGAGGTTTCGGCTCCTACCGGGATCAGTGTGAAAGTTCGTCGAGTCGGTTACGTTCCGCTGCCGCACCGGGCAACTAGAGTCGATGATGCGGAGACGGAAGGGATTGGTTATATCCCCGGCCTCGTTCCCGACCCTCTTTTCCCAGAGCAGATCGCAGATGTCGGTCCTGGCGAGAATCAATCGTTTTGGGTGACGGTGCGTGTGCCTGCTGGCGTGCAACCGGGACGAAAGCCGATCCAGGTTCAGTTCATTTCGGAAGATCTTAAGACAAAGGCGAAGACGAACGTGGGGTCGCTTGCGACTCAAATCGACGTTAAGCCGTTCACTATTCAGCCTCGACGCGATTTTCCCGTGACGCACTGGTGGTACCCAGATTCAGTTTACGACGAATACAAGACCGAACCGTTCAGCGAGAAATGGTGGCAGATCACCGAGCCCTATTTGCGCAACATGACTGAACACGGTTCGAATGTTGTCAGGGTACCGATGTTTCACACGCGGCGTGAAGTTGTACAGCGACCCGCGCAGCTCTTGAAGGTGCGGGAGGTATCACCGGGTAAGTACGAGTTCGATTTTTCTCCTATCCGTCGCTTCGTTCAGATGGCGAAGCGGAATGGGGTGGAGTACTTCGAGTTTCCCCATCTTTGGCTTTATTGGGGAGTTCGAAATCCCATTCAGGTATATGAATTGAAGGGTGACAAATGGTCGTTGCTATGGCCTGTTGAATCGCCAGCGACAACCGGTGTTTACCGGAATTTTCTTGAGCAATTTCTTCCAGCACTGCGGAAGTTCCTGGACGAGGAAAATCTTCCTCCTGAGCGTACGTTCTTCCATGTTTCGGACGAGCCTGGCAGGGGACATTTATCAGCTGCAGAAAGACTTGAAGAATTTGAGAACTATAAGAAAGCACGAGCACTGCTGAAGGAATTGGCTCCTTGGATGAAGGTGATGGATGCGCTCAGCGATGTCGAATACGGAAAACAAGGCGTGACTGACATCCCCGTTCCGATTCTTTCCAGCGCACAGAAGTACATCGATGCCAAAATCCCTCACTGGGTGTATTTCTGCACGAGCCCACGAGGCAAGTACCTGAATCGTCTCTACGACACGCCGCTGGCCAAGATTCGCATGAGTGGTTTCCTTTTCTATCGACTCGGCGCTGGAGGTTTTCTCCATTGGGCATACAACTACTGGTACAAAATGGATACACAGCAACTGGAAAACACTTTCCACGAAGGAGCTGGCAGTGATTGGCCTGCGATCCCGTACGGTGATCCGTTCGTCGTGTATCCGGGGGAGAATGGGCCCATTGACTCCATCCGATGGGAAGTCTTTGCCGAAGCGTTGCAAGACTATGCGATTCTGCAGACGGCTGGAGTATCGCCGAGTTCACCGATGTTGACCGAAATCAAGTCCTACCAGGAATTCCCGAAGAATGAGGCGTGGATCGACAAAACAGTCGCAACGCTGCTGGCGAATTCGGAGAAAACCAAAAGCAGTGATTAG
- a CDS encoding IclR family transcriptional regulator, with translation MSNAKPVAASVERAFSILEFLNTSKRGWNISEMSRKLNIPKSTTHVLVSTLDQLGYIQQSSRRFQLSTKMFGLGRNAITTNALPQMALPHLRWLVQETKLTAHIGILEKSQVVFVQKVDGPGIIKFDTYVGKCSELHCTGLGKALLAFQPQEMIDAILAKYVFGRFTKKTISSATAFQSELARVRQQGFAMDDEEEELGIRCIAAPIFASGAVLGAVSVTGTTTQIRSEDTDRIILACKSAAARVSAVAVDLA, from the coding sequence ATGTCGAATGCGAAGCCTGTTGCGGCATCAGTTGAGAGGGCGTTCTCGATATTGGAGTTTTTGAATACTTCCAAGCGTGGCTGGAATATTTCCGAGATGAGCCGGAAGCTCAATATTCCCAAGAGCACGACCCACGTACTGGTCTCAACGCTCGATCAGCTCGGTTACATCCAGCAGTCATCCCGCCGTTTCCAACTGAGCACCAAGATGTTCGGACTGGGCCGGAATGCGATTACCACCAATGCACTGCCACAGATGGCCCTCCCCCATCTTCGCTGGCTCGTGCAGGAAACAAAGCTGACGGCGCACATAGGCATTCTCGAGAAGAGCCAGGTGGTGTTCGTCCAGAAGGTCGACGGACCCGGAATCATCAAGTTCGACACTTACGTAGGGAAATGTTCGGAATTGCATTGTACCGGCTTAGGGAAGGCTCTTCTTGCTTTCCAACCGCAAGAAATGATCGACGCCATCCTCGCGAAGTACGTGTTCGGCCGCTTTACGAAAAAAACGATTTCATCGGCGACCGCATTCCAGAGCGAGCTCGCCCGAGTCCGCCAGCAAGGCTTCGCCATGGACGATGAAGAAGAAGAACTCGGTATCCGCTGTATCGCTGCACCGATCTTTGCATCAGGAGCTGTTCTCGGTGCAGTCAGCGTAACCGGTACCACCACGCAGATCAGGAGCGAAGATACGGACAGAATCATCCTGGCCTGCAAATCCGCAGCGGCCAGAGTCTCCGCCGTTGCCGTCGACCTCGCCTGA
- a CDS encoding amidohydrolase family protein, whose protein sequence is MIVDCHTHVGEPEHFTKNFIQDARTASGNPNQQLAVKLPDHWKAMQSVDKAIVLGFRAQHVGYTVPNEYVANYVKQHPEKLIGFCSIDPHDDDAVEQLDHAVLKLGLRGLKLGPIYQNVHPSDQKIKRLFKRAEELGTPIVIHQGTTFCCNVSLEVADPVLLQPIALEFPRLRMVIAHMGHPWIGETISLIRKHPFLFADISALHYRPWQFYNALVLASEYRVMHKLLLGSDYPVTTPAETIAGLKKVNQFTVGTALPRVSEADIDDLIYRDTLKLLDLV, encoded by the coding sequence GTGATCGTCGATTGTCATACGCACGTAGGTGAGCCGGAGCATTTCACAAAGAACTTCATTCAGGATGCGCGGACGGCTTCCGGAAATCCAAACCAGCAACTCGCCGTCAAATTGCCCGATCACTGGAAGGCCATGCAGTCTGTCGATAAGGCCATTGTCCTCGGCTTTCGCGCGCAGCATGTGGGCTACACGGTTCCAAACGAGTATGTCGCCAACTACGTCAAGCAGCATCCAGAGAAGCTCATCGGATTCTGCTCGATCGACCCGCACGACGATGATGCCGTCGAGCAACTGGACCACGCGGTTCTAAAGCTTGGGCTTCGCGGACTCAAACTCGGTCCCATCTACCAGAACGTTCATCCTTCCGACCAGAAGATCAAGCGGCTATTCAAGAGGGCTGAGGAGCTCGGCACTCCAATCGTCATCCATCAGGGCACAACGTTCTGCTGTAACGTGTCGTTGGAAGTCGCTGACCCTGTGCTGCTGCAACCGATCGCATTGGAGTTTCCGCGGCTGCGCATGGTTATCGCACACATGGGACATCCATGGATCGGCGAAACGATCTCTCTGATTCGCAAGCATCCATTCCTGTTTGCGGATATCTCCGCCCTTCACTACCGTCCCTGGCAGTTCTACAACGCGCTCGTGCTGGCGTCCGAGTACAGGGTGATGCACAAACTACTGCTTGGATCCGATTACCCGGTGACAACGCCGGCAGAAACGATCGCGGGATTGAAGAAGGTCAATCAGTTCACGGTGGGAACAGCCTTGCCCCGGGTCTCCGAAGCGGATATAGACGACCTTATATATAGGGACACGCTCAAGCTGTTGGATCTGGTGTAG
- a CDS encoding lactonase family protein, whose product MVAQTRSSHGDSAKSASNVDRVMPGSEKGGDYILYVGTYTVRGSRGIYAFEFDSSSGKLRPMGLMAEGVNPSYLVLDSRTSTLYAVSEVSDYKGQNTGAIQSYKIDSGTGKLQLLNQISSQGSGPCFLSLDESRYLFVANFGGGNIGVFPLMDGGRIGSATALVQHHGSGANPTRQSKPRPHAIALSPNRKLAVVADLGLDKLLLYRFDPQNGSITPLHPPSVKVHDSAGPRHFVFSNDGRHLYLVNEIDSTVSVFSVNQDDVTFKPVQTISTLPPKFTGQNDAAEIRLMPDGRFLYVSNRGGDSLTAYAVNAEQGTLKQIGTYSSEGKTPRTFDVAPGGKFLVVANEASDEISILRVDTNTGALADTGIREKVASPTSFVFFSRKH is encoded by the coding sequence ATGGTTGCACAAACGCGCAGCAGCCATGGCGATTCTGCGAAGTCGGCGTCCAACGTTGATCGGGTGATGCCGGGGAGCGAAAAGGGCGGCGACTACATCCTTTACGTCGGTACTTACACCGTCCGGGGAAGTCGCGGAATCTACGCTTTTGAGTTTGACTCCTCCTCCGGCAAGCTACGTCCGATGGGGCTGATGGCCGAAGGAGTCAATCCCTCGTATCTGGTCTTGGATTCGAGAACATCGACACTCTACGCCGTTAGTGAGGTCAGTGATTACAAGGGGCAAAACACGGGCGCCATACAGTCTTACAAGATCGACTCCGGAACCGGAAAACTTCAGCTCCTGAATCAGATCAGTTCGCAAGGCAGTGGACCTTGTTTTCTATCGCTGGATGAAAGCCGGTATCTATTTGTGGCCAATTTCGGCGGGGGCAATATTGGCGTTTTCCCGCTGATGGATGGCGGGAGAATTGGGAGTGCCACAGCCCTGGTACAGCATCACGGCTCCGGCGCGAATCCCACCCGACAGAGCAAGCCTCGTCCTCATGCGATCGCACTCAGCCCAAATCGGAAGCTGGCTGTTGTCGCTGACCTGGGATTGGACAAGCTGCTGCTGTATCGCTTCGATCCTCAAAACGGGTCGATCACACCCTTACATCCGCCGAGCGTAAAGGTACATGACTCTGCGGGCCCCCGACATTTTGTTTTCAGCAATGATGGTCGACATTTATACCTGGTGAACGAGATCGACTCCACAGTGTCGGTGTTTTCAGTGAACCAGGACGACGTCACTTTCAAGCCGGTACAGACGATATCGACGCTTCCACCGAAATTTACCGGCCAGAACGACGCCGCCGAGATCCGCCTGATGCCCGATGGCAGGTTTCTCTACGTTTCAAATCGCGGCGGAGACAGCTTAACGGCTTACGCCGTAAACGCCGAGCAGGGAACACTAAAGCAGATCGGGACTTACTCCTCCGAAGGGAAAACTCCTCGCACATTCGACGTTGCGCCGGGAGGAAAGTTCCTGGTGGTGGCGAACGAAGCATCCGATGAAATTTCTATTCTTCGCGTCGATACTAATACCGGCGCACTGGCCGACACTGGAATACGCGAGAAGGTTGCTTCGCCGACATCGTTCGTGTTTTTCTCGAGGAAGCACTAG
- a CDS encoding amidohydrolase family protein: MLVDVHSHYFLNEHFSPEFKQQSRRSRNGVETDLTVRWEEYHSTARTCRKTVVFGGKARLSGIWVPDREVADYVRQYEDHLIGFLSLDPTQEGWQEELREGHEDLGLRGVKLMPMYAGFRPDEPKLDYLWQYATRNGLPVLLHTGTTFIDKAPLECTLPRLLDNVAIRFPDVKMILAHLGHPYEGECIATIRKHANLYADCSALHYRPFQLYHSLMLLQEYGVWNKLLFGSDYPFTTVDASLAGMRALNKMLDGTGLPRLNMDRMEEMFERDSLTLLGLS, from the coding sequence ATGCTGGTTGACGTACATAGCCACTATTTCCTCAACGAACACTTTAGCCCGGAGTTCAAGCAGCAATCGCGCAGGTCGCGCAATGGGGTGGAAACGGATCTAACAGTCCGTTGGGAGGAATACCACTCTACTGCGCGTACCTGCCGAAAGACGGTGGTGTTCGGTGGAAAAGCCCGGCTCTCCGGGATCTGGGTGCCCGATCGCGAGGTGGCTGACTACGTGCGCCAGTACGAAGACCACCTCATCGGCTTCCTCAGCCTCGATCCTACGCAGGAGGGATGGCAGGAGGAGTTGCGAGAAGGGCACGAAGACTTGGGCCTGAGAGGCGTCAAGTTGATGCCGATGTATGCGGGGTTCAGGCCGGATGAACCGAAACTTGATTACCTATGGCAGTACGCTACTCGCAACGGACTGCCTGTCTTACTTCACACAGGTACTACTTTCATCGACAAAGCTCCGCTCGAGTGCACCCTTCCGCGACTTCTGGACAACGTTGCTATTCGGTTTCCGGATGTGAAGATGATTCTGGCGCATCTGGGTCACCCGTATGAAGGGGAGTGCATTGCCACCATCCGCAAGCACGCGAATCTCTACGCAGATTGTTCGGCGCTGCATTACCGTCCGTTTCAGCTCTATCACTCGCTGATGTTGCTTCAGGAGTACGGTGTATGGAACAAGCTGTTGTTTGGAAGCGACTATCCGTTCACCACGGTCGATGCAAGCCTGGCTGGGATGCGAGCGTTGAACAAGATGCTCGATGGCACCGGCCTACCCCGACTGAACATGGACAGGATGGAGGAGATGTTCGAAAGAGATTCGCTGACCCTGCTTGGCCTCTCCTGA